A single window of Oreochromis aureus strain Israel breed Guangdong linkage group 7, ZZ_aureus, whole genome shotgun sequence DNA harbors:
- the srek1 gene encoding splicing regulatory glutamine/lysine-rich protein 1 isoform X1, translated as MSGIPGTPVVQITNLSSAVSSEQMRTLFGFLGDIEELRLYPPDNAPLSFSSKVCYIKYRDPSSVGVAQHLTNTVFIDRALIVVPCAEGKIPEEAKALSLLAPATPVPSLIPGGGLLPIPTPAPLQNLNLPLVNRLSANLDPTASVLAQPPLMGNVDPSKIDEIRRTVYVGNLNSQTTTAEQLLEFFKQVGDVKFVRMAGDETQPTRFAFVEFVEQESVARALTLNGVMFGDRPLKVNHSNNAIVKPPELTPQAAAKELENVMKRVREAQSTIAAAIEPETKKRSSSRSQRSRRSHSRSRSRSHSKARRKRSHSKHSRTSQRSLPGGDSHSSRSSHRRRSRSRDRRRSRSRSSVVSRGHKRRSKDRSRSPRRKAKSPSPKRSKREKKRERSRDRRDGSTSRKRSRKDEDRIRSKAKPVKAEVSYVREGKEESDREGSATPSEDMTSSPCAQHNGSYKTNHEEEASVGAK; from the exons ATGAGCGGGATACCGGGGACACCCGTCGTCCAGATAACCAACCTGTCCTCGGCCGTGAGCAGCGAGCAGATGCGCACTCTCTTCGGTTTCCTGGGAGACATCGAGGAGTTGCGGCTCTACCCGCCCGA CAACGCCCCCCTCTCTTTCTCGTCCAAAGTGTGCTACATAAAGTACCGAGACCCCTCCAGTGTTGGTGTGGCGCAACATCTCACTAATACTGTGTTTATTGACAGAGCTTTGATAGTAGTACCATGTGCGGAAG GGAAAATCCCAGAAGAGGCCAAGGCTTTGTCACTTTTGGCACCTGCCACTCCAGTACCCAGTCTGATTCCTGGTGGGGGATTGCTGCCAATTCCTACTCCAGCTCCACTTCAGAAT ctgaacCTTCCCTTAGTGAATCGACTTTCAGCCAATCTCGACCCCACGGCGTCAGTACTCGCTCAGCCGCCGCTCATGGGAAATGTGGATCCCTCAAAAATTGATGAGATCAGGAGGACAGTGTATGTTGGCAACTTGAACTCACAG ACCACCACTGCAGAGCAGCTGTTGGAATTCTTTAAACAGGTGGGAGACGTGAAGTTTGTCCGAATGGCCGGAGATGAGACCCAGCCAACTCGTTTTGCCTTTGTAGAGTTTGTTGAGCAAGAGTCTGTTGCCAGAGCCCTCACATTAAATGGAGTCATGTTTGGAGACAGACCGCTGAA GGTTAATCATTCCAATAACGCTATTGTGAAACCCCCAGAGCTGACGCCTCAGGCTGCTGCTAAAGAGTTAGAAAATGTGATGAAGAGGGTGCGTGAAGCACAGTCTACCATTGCTGCTGCCATTGAACCTG AAACAAAGAAGCGTTCCTCCAGCCGGTCTCAAAGGTCACGGCGGTCACATTCACGCTCACGCTCCCGTTCACACTCAAAAGCACGCCGGAAAAGATCCCACTCAAAACACAG CAGAACATCACAGAGGTCGTTGCCGGGCGGTGACTCACACAGTTCCCGAAGCAGTCACAGGAGACGCTCTCGCTCCAGAGACAGGAGACGCAGTCGGAGTCGCTCGAG TGTTGTTTCTAGGGGGCACAAGCGCAGGAGTAAGGATCGGTCAAGAAGCCCTCGAAGGAAAGCCAAATCACCATCACCAAAAAG AAgtaaaagagagaagaagagggaaCGCAGCAGGGACCGAAGGGACGGCTCCACGTCCAGAAAAAGGAGCCGCAAAGACGAGGACAGGATAAGGAGCAAAGCCAAGCCAGTGAAG GCTGAAGTGAGCTATGTCAgagaaggaaaggaagaaagTGACAGAGAAGGCTCAGCCACACCGAGTGAGGACATGACGTCATCACCCTGCGCCCAGCATAACGGCAGCTACAAGACTAACCACGAGGAGGAAGCATCTGTGGGTGCAAAGTGA
- the srek1 gene encoding splicing regulatory glutamine/lysine-rich protein 1 isoform X2, which produces MSGIPGTPVVQITNLSSAVSSEQMRTLFGFLGDIEELRLYPPDNAPLSFSSKVCYIKYRDPSSVGVAQHLTNTVFIDRALIVVPCAEGKIPEEAKALSLLAPATPVPSLIPGGGLLPIPTPAPLQNLNLPLVNRLSANLDPTASVLAQPPLMGNVDPSKIDEIRRTVYVGNLNSQTTTAEQLLEFFKQVGDVKFVRMAGDETQPTRFAFVEFVEQESVARALTLNGVMFGDRPLKVNHSNNAIVKPPELTPQAAAKELENVMKRVREAQSTIAAAIEPETKKRSSSRSQRSRRSHSRSRSRSHSKARRKRSHSKHRTSQRSLPGGDSHSSRSSHRRRSRSRDRRRSRSRSSVVSRGHKRRSKDRSRSPRRKAKSPSPKRSKREKKRERSRDRRDGSTSRKRSRKDEDRIRSKAKPVKAEVSYVREGKEESDREGSATPSEDMTSSPCAQHNGSYKTNHEEEASVGAK; this is translated from the exons ATGAGCGGGATACCGGGGACACCCGTCGTCCAGATAACCAACCTGTCCTCGGCCGTGAGCAGCGAGCAGATGCGCACTCTCTTCGGTTTCCTGGGAGACATCGAGGAGTTGCGGCTCTACCCGCCCGA CAACGCCCCCCTCTCTTTCTCGTCCAAAGTGTGCTACATAAAGTACCGAGACCCCTCCAGTGTTGGTGTGGCGCAACATCTCACTAATACTGTGTTTATTGACAGAGCTTTGATAGTAGTACCATGTGCGGAAG GGAAAATCCCAGAAGAGGCCAAGGCTTTGTCACTTTTGGCACCTGCCACTCCAGTACCCAGTCTGATTCCTGGTGGGGGATTGCTGCCAATTCCTACTCCAGCTCCACTTCAGAAT ctgaacCTTCCCTTAGTGAATCGACTTTCAGCCAATCTCGACCCCACGGCGTCAGTACTCGCTCAGCCGCCGCTCATGGGAAATGTGGATCCCTCAAAAATTGATGAGATCAGGAGGACAGTGTATGTTGGCAACTTGAACTCACAG ACCACCACTGCAGAGCAGCTGTTGGAATTCTTTAAACAGGTGGGAGACGTGAAGTTTGTCCGAATGGCCGGAGATGAGACCCAGCCAACTCGTTTTGCCTTTGTAGAGTTTGTTGAGCAAGAGTCTGTTGCCAGAGCCCTCACATTAAATGGAGTCATGTTTGGAGACAGACCGCTGAA GGTTAATCATTCCAATAACGCTATTGTGAAACCCCCAGAGCTGACGCCTCAGGCTGCTGCTAAAGAGTTAGAAAATGTGATGAAGAGGGTGCGTGAAGCACAGTCTACCATTGCTGCTGCCATTGAACCTG AAACAAAGAAGCGTTCCTCCAGCCGGTCTCAAAGGTCACGGCGGTCACATTCACGCTCACGCTCCCGTTCACACTCAAAAGCACGCCGGAAAAGATCCCACTCAAAACACAG AACATCACAGAGGTCGTTGCCGGGCGGTGACTCACACAGTTCCCGAAGCAGTCACAGGAGACGCTCTCGCTCCAGAGACAGGAGACGCAGTCGGAGTCGCTCGAG TGTTGTTTCTAGGGGGCACAAGCGCAGGAGTAAGGATCGGTCAAGAAGCCCTCGAAGGAAAGCCAAATCACCATCACCAAAAAG AAgtaaaagagagaagaagagggaaCGCAGCAGGGACCGAAGGGACGGCTCCACGTCCAGAAAAAGGAGCCGCAAAGACGAGGACAGGATAAGGAGCAAAGCCAAGCCAGTGAAG GCTGAAGTGAGCTATGTCAgagaaggaaaggaagaaagTGACAGAGAAGGCTCAGCCACACCGAGTGAGGACATGACGTCATCACCCTGCGCCCAGCATAACGGCAGCTACAAGACTAACCACGAGGAGGAAGCATCTGTGGGTGCAAAGTGA
- the srek1 gene encoding splicing regulatory glutamine/lysine-rich protein 1 isoform X4 yields MSGIPGTPVVQITNLSSAVSSEQMRTLFGFLGDIEELRLYPPDNAPLSFSSKVCYIKYRDPSSVGVAQHLTNTVFIDRALIVVPCAEGKIPEEAKALSLLAPATPVPSLIPGGGLLPIPTPAPLQNLNLPLVNRLSANLDPTASVLAQPPLMGNVDPSKIDEIRRTVYVGNLNSQTTTAEQLLEFFKQVGDVKFVRMAGDETQPTRFAFVEFVEQESVARALTLNGVMFGDRPLKVNHSNNAIVKPPELTPQAAAKELENVMKRVREAQSTIAAAIEPETKKRSSSRSQRSRRSHSRSRSRSHSKARRKRSHSKHRTSQRSLPGGDSHSSRSSHRRRSRSRDRRRSRSRSRGHKRRSKDRSRSPRRKAKSPSPKRSKREKKRERSRDRRDGSTSRKRSRKDEDRIRSKAKPVKAEVSYVREGKEESDREGSATPSEDMTSSPCAQHNGSYKTNHEEEASVGAK; encoded by the exons ATGAGCGGGATACCGGGGACACCCGTCGTCCAGATAACCAACCTGTCCTCGGCCGTGAGCAGCGAGCAGATGCGCACTCTCTTCGGTTTCCTGGGAGACATCGAGGAGTTGCGGCTCTACCCGCCCGA CAACGCCCCCCTCTCTTTCTCGTCCAAAGTGTGCTACATAAAGTACCGAGACCCCTCCAGTGTTGGTGTGGCGCAACATCTCACTAATACTGTGTTTATTGACAGAGCTTTGATAGTAGTACCATGTGCGGAAG GGAAAATCCCAGAAGAGGCCAAGGCTTTGTCACTTTTGGCACCTGCCACTCCAGTACCCAGTCTGATTCCTGGTGGGGGATTGCTGCCAATTCCTACTCCAGCTCCACTTCAGAAT ctgaacCTTCCCTTAGTGAATCGACTTTCAGCCAATCTCGACCCCACGGCGTCAGTACTCGCTCAGCCGCCGCTCATGGGAAATGTGGATCCCTCAAAAATTGATGAGATCAGGAGGACAGTGTATGTTGGCAACTTGAACTCACAG ACCACCACTGCAGAGCAGCTGTTGGAATTCTTTAAACAGGTGGGAGACGTGAAGTTTGTCCGAATGGCCGGAGATGAGACCCAGCCAACTCGTTTTGCCTTTGTAGAGTTTGTTGAGCAAGAGTCTGTTGCCAGAGCCCTCACATTAAATGGAGTCATGTTTGGAGACAGACCGCTGAA GGTTAATCATTCCAATAACGCTATTGTGAAACCCCCAGAGCTGACGCCTCAGGCTGCTGCTAAAGAGTTAGAAAATGTGATGAAGAGGGTGCGTGAAGCACAGTCTACCATTGCTGCTGCCATTGAACCTG AAACAAAGAAGCGTTCCTCCAGCCGGTCTCAAAGGTCACGGCGGTCACATTCACGCTCACGCTCCCGTTCACACTCAAAAGCACGCCGGAAAAGATCCCACTCAAAACACAG AACATCACAGAGGTCGTTGCCGGGCGGTGACTCACACAGTTCCCGAAGCAGTCACAGGAGACGCTCTCGCTCCAGAGACAGGAGACGCAGTCGGAGTCGCTCGAG GGGGCACAAGCGCAGGAGTAAGGATCGGTCAAGAAGCCCTCGAAGGAAAGCCAAATCACCATCACCAAAAAG AAgtaaaagagagaagaagagggaaCGCAGCAGGGACCGAAGGGACGGCTCCACGTCCAGAAAAAGGAGCCGCAAAGACGAGGACAGGATAAGGAGCAAAGCCAAGCCAGTGAAG GCTGAAGTGAGCTATGTCAgagaaggaaaggaagaaagTGACAGAGAAGGCTCAGCCACACCGAGTGAGGACATGACGTCATCACCCTGCGCCCAGCATAACGGCAGCTACAAGACTAACCACGAGGAGGAAGCATCTGTGGGTGCAAAGTGA
- the srek1 gene encoding splicing regulatory glutamine/lysine-rich protein 1 isoform X3, with protein sequence MSGIPGTPVVQITNLSSAVSSEQMRTLFGFLGDIEELRLYPPDNAPLSFSSKVCYIKYRDPSSVGVAQHLTNTVFIDRALIVVPCAEGKIPEEAKALSLLAPATPVPSLIPGGGLLPIPTPAPLQNLNLPLVNRLSANLDPTASVLAQPPLMGNVDPSKIDEIRRTVYVGNLNSQTTTAEQLLEFFKQVGDVKFVRMAGDETQPTRFAFVEFVEQESVARALTLNGVMFGDRPLKVNHSNNAIVKPPELTPQAAAKELENVMKRVREAQSTIAAAIEPETKKRSSSRSQRSRRSHSRSRSRSHSKARRKRSHSKHSRTSQRSLPGGDSHSSRSSHRRRSRSRDRRRSRSRSRGHKRRSKDRSRSPRRKAKSPSPKRSKREKKRERSRDRRDGSTSRKRSRKDEDRIRSKAKPVKAEVSYVREGKEESDREGSATPSEDMTSSPCAQHNGSYKTNHEEEASVGAK encoded by the exons ATGAGCGGGATACCGGGGACACCCGTCGTCCAGATAACCAACCTGTCCTCGGCCGTGAGCAGCGAGCAGATGCGCACTCTCTTCGGTTTCCTGGGAGACATCGAGGAGTTGCGGCTCTACCCGCCCGA CAACGCCCCCCTCTCTTTCTCGTCCAAAGTGTGCTACATAAAGTACCGAGACCCCTCCAGTGTTGGTGTGGCGCAACATCTCACTAATACTGTGTTTATTGACAGAGCTTTGATAGTAGTACCATGTGCGGAAG GGAAAATCCCAGAAGAGGCCAAGGCTTTGTCACTTTTGGCACCTGCCACTCCAGTACCCAGTCTGATTCCTGGTGGGGGATTGCTGCCAATTCCTACTCCAGCTCCACTTCAGAAT ctgaacCTTCCCTTAGTGAATCGACTTTCAGCCAATCTCGACCCCACGGCGTCAGTACTCGCTCAGCCGCCGCTCATGGGAAATGTGGATCCCTCAAAAATTGATGAGATCAGGAGGACAGTGTATGTTGGCAACTTGAACTCACAG ACCACCACTGCAGAGCAGCTGTTGGAATTCTTTAAACAGGTGGGAGACGTGAAGTTTGTCCGAATGGCCGGAGATGAGACCCAGCCAACTCGTTTTGCCTTTGTAGAGTTTGTTGAGCAAGAGTCTGTTGCCAGAGCCCTCACATTAAATGGAGTCATGTTTGGAGACAGACCGCTGAA GGTTAATCATTCCAATAACGCTATTGTGAAACCCCCAGAGCTGACGCCTCAGGCTGCTGCTAAAGAGTTAGAAAATGTGATGAAGAGGGTGCGTGAAGCACAGTCTACCATTGCTGCTGCCATTGAACCTG AAACAAAGAAGCGTTCCTCCAGCCGGTCTCAAAGGTCACGGCGGTCACATTCACGCTCACGCTCCCGTTCACACTCAAAAGCACGCCGGAAAAGATCCCACTCAAAACACAG CAGAACATCACAGAGGTCGTTGCCGGGCGGTGACTCACACAGTTCCCGAAGCAGTCACAGGAGACGCTCTCGCTCCAGAGACAGGAGACGCAGTCGGAGTCGCTCGAG GGGGCACAAGCGCAGGAGTAAGGATCGGTCAAGAAGCCCTCGAAGGAAAGCCAAATCACCATCACCAAAAAG AAgtaaaagagagaagaagagggaaCGCAGCAGGGACCGAAGGGACGGCTCCACGTCCAGAAAAAGGAGCCGCAAAGACGAGGACAGGATAAGGAGCAAAGCCAAGCCAGTGAAG GCTGAAGTGAGCTATGTCAgagaaggaaaggaagaaagTGACAGAGAAGGCTCAGCCACACCGAGTGAGGACATGACGTCATCACCCTGCGCCCAGCATAACGGCAGCTACAAGACTAACCACGAGGAGGAAGCATCTGTGGGTGCAAAGTGA
- the srek1 gene encoding splicing regulatory glutamine/lysine-rich protein 1 isoform X5, translating to MVHDQYVSSTGKIPEEAKALSLLAPATPVPSLIPGGGLLPIPTPAPLQNLNLPLVNRLSANLDPTASVLAQPPLMGNVDPSKIDEIRRTVYVGNLNSQTTTAEQLLEFFKQVGDVKFVRMAGDETQPTRFAFVEFVEQESVARALTLNGVMFGDRPLKVNHSNNAIVKPPELTPQAAAKELENVMKRVREAQSTIAAAIEPETKKRSSSRSQRSRRSHSRSRSRSHSKARRKRSHSKHSRTSQRSLPGGDSHSSRSSHRRRSRSRDRRRSRSRSSVVSRGHKRRSKDRSRSPRRKAKSPSPKRSKREKKRERSRDRRDGSTSRKRSRKDEDRIRSKAKPVKAEVSYVREGKEESDREGSATPSEDMTSSPCAQHNGSYKTNHEEEASVGAK from the exons ATGGTTCATGACCAATATGTTTCCAGTACAG GGAAAATCCCAGAAGAGGCCAAGGCTTTGTCACTTTTGGCACCTGCCACTCCAGTACCCAGTCTGATTCCTGGTGGGGGATTGCTGCCAATTCCTACTCCAGCTCCACTTCAGAAT ctgaacCTTCCCTTAGTGAATCGACTTTCAGCCAATCTCGACCCCACGGCGTCAGTACTCGCTCAGCCGCCGCTCATGGGAAATGTGGATCCCTCAAAAATTGATGAGATCAGGAGGACAGTGTATGTTGGCAACTTGAACTCACAG ACCACCACTGCAGAGCAGCTGTTGGAATTCTTTAAACAGGTGGGAGACGTGAAGTTTGTCCGAATGGCCGGAGATGAGACCCAGCCAACTCGTTTTGCCTTTGTAGAGTTTGTTGAGCAAGAGTCTGTTGCCAGAGCCCTCACATTAAATGGAGTCATGTTTGGAGACAGACCGCTGAA GGTTAATCATTCCAATAACGCTATTGTGAAACCCCCAGAGCTGACGCCTCAGGCTGCTGCTAAAGAGTTAGAAAATGTGATGAAGAGGGTGCGTGAAGCACAGTCTACCATTGCTGCTGCCATTGAACCTG AAACAAAGAAGCGTTCCTCCAGCCGGTCTCAAAGGTCACGGCGGTCACATTCACGCTCACGCTCCCGTTCACACTCAAAAGCACGCCGGAAAAGATCCCACTCAAAACACAG CAGAACATCACAGAGGTCGTTGCCGGGCGGTGACTCACACAGTTCCCGAAGCAGTCACAGGAGACGCTCTCGCTCCAGAGACAGGAGACGCAGTCGGAGTCGCTCGAG TGTTGTTTCTAGGGGGCACAAGCGCAGGAGTAAGGATCGGTCAAGAAGCCCTCGAAGGAAAGCCAAATCACCATCACCAAAAAG AAgtaaaagagagaagaagagggaaCGCAGCAGGGACCGAAGGGACGGCTCCACGTCCAGAAAAAGGAGCCGCAAAGACGAGGACAGGATAAGGAGCAAAGCCAAGCCAGTGAAG GCTGAAGTGAGCTATGTCAgagaaggaaaggaagaaagTGACAGAGAAGGCTCAGCCACACCGAGTGAGGACATGACGTCATCACCCTGCGCCCAGCATAACGGCAGCTACAAGACTAACCACGAGGAGGAAGCATCTGTGGGTGCAAAGTGA
- the LOC116310463 gene encoding interleukin-31 receptor subunit alpha translates to MAGRKAQLDFSDSKCSSCASHSYYIILGLILVYYATLSMHSQVTSESCKPNETSSKYQHCGLHPDGVRDLDCFTKNTWSKLRCMWKPGKHASKNTHTLVIQQKKPKNYYCKIYKNITKFSEDIRFFKSHSVTIQIFENSESKNCTQAVFQGSPESLQRCDPPNYVKFTRHSGKLDINVSWDQNDVKHIMSYSARYKALGSLQWNESPVISQNKTKSRVENLNSSVAYVLQIHCIANTKCTQCPWSEPYTVLSELTSQPVIVNFEETDVPNENGTRLVSITWKVSARDLHDGYNVTIGKESGEAPIEQINTTQPSITLILSYSAYRVSIRSFNNVSISPAVSQIIPLREDMDSMGDDKLNVTVHNNISFKIYWTDSLRKKYVCYCAEWREEKTKTAYKSFYLKGKNYYTFSPLKEPLKPYKRYTLSLHVRPNKDTCNMKHLNNSERTFASTTFYFMESTPVSGPANISIYNLTQNSMVLQWSSIPEEDTRGFLLGYTIHYSEYHLWGTESEKNITVDPNLNKYELNDLTSGTTYQVEISGFTSKGTGKRSAPNYFKTTQEGSFRYTSIIVVAAVVATVLIFGPPIIKRAKVVLWPSIPNPGKSNTMQKIDRPCELELLEAINTLKAEEWETKSLQIIEKEAVAPATILPAMLPLLCGLDKRGDSPGITCNWIQTETDDATGEISPNNTTDTLLETQQTDLQSFPFPFPSGYTTMEMFQQVMPQSITAITQDMESDPEDTDLTVFNPKPGLEYVRQFSTSPASDSDHLSTIL, encoded by the exons AGAGCTGCAAGCCAAACGAGACTTCTTCCAAATACCAGCATTGTGGACTTCACCCAG ATGGAGTCCGTGATTTGGACTGTTTTACCAAAAATACATGGTCCAAATTAAGATGTATGTGGAAACCTGGAAAACACGCATCCAAAAATACACATACACTTGTAATACAACA aaaaaaaccaaaaaactatTATTGCAAAATTTataaaaacatcacaaaatTTTCTGAAGACATCAGGTTCTTTAAAAGCCACAGTGTGACCATTCAGATTTTTGAAAACAGTGAGTCAAAAAACTGCACCCAGGCAGTTTTTCAAGGTTCACCGGAGAGCCTGc AGCGATGTGACCCTCCAAATTATGTGAAATTCACACGGCACTCTGGGAAACTGGACATAAATGTGAGCTGGGATCAGAACGATGTCAAGCATATCATGTCTTACTCTGCCAGATACAAAGCACTGGGAAGCCTTCAATGGAATGAG TCACCTGTAATATCCCAGAATAAAACGAAAAGCAGAGTGGAGAATCTGAACTCCTCAGTGGCCTACGTTTTACAGATACACTGCATCGCCAATACTAAATGTACACAGTGCCCATGGAGTGAACCATACACTGTGCTATCAG agctGACATCACAGCCTGTCATCGTCAACTTTGAAGAAACCGACGTCCCCAATGAAAATGGTACTCGCCTTGTTTCAATAACCTGGAAG GTTTCTGCCAGAGACCTGCATGATGGCTACAATGTGACCATTGGGAAAGAGTCAGGAGAGGCCCCAATTGAGCAGATCAACACCACTCAGCCCAGCATCACACTGATTCTCTCCTACTCAGCTTATCGTGTGAGCATCAGGTctttcaacaacgtcagcatctCTCCAGCTGTGAGCCAAATAATACCCCTGCGTGAAGACATGGACA GTATGGGAGACGATAAGCTCAACGTGACAGTCCACAATAACATATCCTTCAAAATCTACTGGACAGATTCCCTTCGCAAAAAATATGTGTGCTATTGTGCGGAGTGGAGGGAAGAGAAGACTAAAACAGCGTACAAGTCCTTTTACCTTAAAGGCAAAAACTACTATACTTTCTCTCCTTTAAAAG AACCCTTGAAGCCTTACAAGAGATACACCCTCAGTCTGCACGTGCGACCGAACAAGGACACCTGCAACATGAAGCATCTTAACAACAGCGAAAGAACGTTTGCAAGCACAACGTTTTATTTCATGGAAAGCA CTCCTGTGAGTGGTCCCGCGAACATCAGCATTTACAATTTGACACAGAATTCAATGGTGCTGCAGTGGTCATCCATCCCAGAAGAAGACACCAGAGGTTTTCTACTGGGTTACACAATCCACTACAGTGAATACCACCTGTGGGGAACAGAATCTGAGAAGA ATATTACAGTGGATCCAAATTTGAACAAGTACGAACTAAACGATCTTACAAGCGGCACAACATACCAAGTCGAGATATCAGGTTTTACCTCTAAAGGAACAGGAAAACGAAGTGCACCCAACTATTTTAAAACGACTCAAGAAG GAAGTTTTAGATACACTAGTATTATTGTAGTCGCTGCAGTTGTGGCCACTGTGCTGATATTTGGACCACCAATAATAAAAAG AGCAAAAGTTGTCCTCTGGCCAAGCATACCTAATCCCGGAAAGAGCAATACAATGCAGAAAATAGACAGGCCCTGTGAACTG GAACTCCTTGAGGCAATCAATACTCTGAAGGCTGAAGAATGGGAAACAAAAAGTCTCCAGATAATTGAGAAAGAAGCTGTTGCCCCTGCCACGATATTGCCAGCAATGCTACCGCTTCTTTGTGGCTTAGACAAACGGGGAGATTCACCGGGAATTACTTGTAACTGGATCCAAACAGAAACAGATGATGCAACTGGCGAGATATCTCCCAACAATACTACAGACACATTGTTGGAAACCCAGCAGACAGACCTACAAAGTTTTCCTTTTCCCTTTCCAAGTGGCTATACCACGATGGAAATGTTTCAGCAGGTAATGCCACAGAGCATCACTGCCATTACTCAAGACATGGAAAGTGACCCAGAGGACACAGACCTGACTGTATTCAACCCTAAGCCAGGACTGGAATATGTAAGACAATTTAGCACCAGTCCAGCCTCGGACAGCGACCACTTGTCCACGATTTTGTGA